Within Spinacia oleracea cultivar Varoflay chromosome 4, BTI_SOV_V1, whole genome shotgun sequence, the genomic segment tatctctccctaggaggtgtcgatgcttcttcccgcaagcgcaggcgcgtcggatctgccgtttgcttggttctagccatgccttctgcatagtgaacgaagcacggcttaggggtgaccaacaatgaagaaaaagacgcgattggacgtccgccccgacaaaagatgaacggcggaaaaatcttaaataaaacctttaaacccttacctagtactaagaggtcggccgctaacaaagggaaaaatgacgagaggataacaaaaacaagaaaggcgaaaactaaccttgaaagatctgcgaagtacttggtgaagaacaggatgagtttcgcgaagaacgagatgagtttcgcgaagaacgggatgagtgtgacgaggaaaaggatgagtctcctggtggccggaaatcgcctgatggtggtaggaacacgccggaaatcgcctatgaaagctctgtgaaaatgaaatgtaaaaatgaaatttaccccccctcacctctatatatagggaggggcaaaatggagaaaggtgacacgtgtcaccatctcaacacctgacccaaagatgaagatgcaaaacaagagtcaagaagcgatacccggaatgtgtttccagaaatgcccttcttgaggggcaaatgttgtgggcaaaattaccgtgccttcgtgtaccaatgaggacgtgacacatggcacgtattgcgccccctaaagcagaaatcatacgaagtctactccgaggcatgggtattaatctaggtatctacagtgtatgtatttaagtgtgtataaatgtatgtataaaacctatacctggaaaggggcttaattagtatgtatcccaagtgaatgactaagcacaataggcccaaacagcccactattgccaaaagaggccagagaattgtaaggagaaaggacacgtgtcctcctcccattccccagccaatcatgtaaggggaatattaggtcattcccccaaaacctagtactataaatattcccacttccctagaaaaaagggacacaatcaatacattctagagcaattactgctctgccttctctctactttctctctctataaaaatacaatcttgtttaatctgtaaaagttaccaagaaacctcccaggtatctcaccggaaaaaccccacaacaattcccgcagctgcagagTCTGGGAATGGCTCACCAAGTAGCTCAAGGctgttgagaagcccaaccattttctttgtatgagccTTAATTCGTGTTCCATCTGTCATTTTAAGATCAATggccctttcccttgccttttgtctttcgaggtcaaagcaacaacccagtggagcattaagctttagatccccaAATGAATGTACCTGATACGGTCATGGATGAAGGTGATGGTCAAGACGACAgtcttatgctaacaattggaaccaaagctgatttaggttcgatggctcattttgtgtgcatggtgacttggactaagtgagtcgtttgatggtccgtttaatcaagtgcgtttgatggtccgtttaatcaagtgcgtttgatggtccgtttaagctTATCTATATTTGATTTCGTTTAATTAAGTGTAATAAGGGGACAATTGTTTTAAtcccatttaaattcagtctTGTACTTAGCTTTAAATATTGCTAACGTAAGGAGGATTTTAATCCTTTGTAACTTCCAAATTGGTGaatgaattaggaggcttttagagctttgtaaccaccggttttaaaggctcttaaatggcttttaaatggctgtttaaagctcttgtaaccaccggtttttaGCTAAGTGCTTAGGCTATCTATGTGTGGAGACTGGTGGCAAGTCCATTTGTCTCCCGTGGGAGAATTTTTTAGATAGGAGGGCCAGCTATGAAGACCTCTTATCGAGGCTTGCTCCACCTGTTCGCTTTGTGCCGCCGGTGAGCTTTGGATTTTGAATCTAGTattcttgtattttgtattcttgtattattgaatcttgtatgactGGATCATTGTATGTGTGCTTGTAGGCCAAGGAGATCGACCCGGAGGATGTTCCCCATGCTGACAGGGTCCTCCGTTATGTAGACTCGGATGGGGAGCAGCTGGAGGTTACCATTCCGATGGCTTCTCCTCCAGATCGAATGGCGACTAACGCCCTTCCGGAGTACTATGCAGCTGTGAGCACCTTTGTACTTTCTTTATATTGGTTGTAATtttgtatctggaaattgatcttgaattttgtatgcaggcgcctcgggtgagagtgcatCGTTGGATGACTGTGATTGATTCCTTGAAGCAGAATTGTATCAACCTGACCAAGAAGCTTGCTGGACGAGACAGAGATGTGAGTTTGTCAACTCTGAGGTGTTGATACTCTAGAAATTTGTATATGGATgtctgattcttgaatttt encodes:
- the LOC130459294 gene encoding uncharacterized protein, whose amino-acid sequence is MPRSRLRMISALGGAIRAMCHVLIGTRRHGNFAHNICPSRRAFLETHSGAFIGDFRRVPTTIRRFPATRRLILFLVTLIPFFAKLISFFAKLILFFTKYFADLSRGRNEQAIGGGYWEGRYDRLDGGHL